In Acaryochloris marina S15, a single genomic region encodes these proteins:
- a CDS encoding EAL domain-containing protein, with product MPPDINDPQRKIRHLLILEDLDGFRLVPLEESSYFLGRDVTNSIVVRSQGISRQHALFLRVTNADPNSYGFMLIDGNLQGEASTNGTSVNGEKCASTKLNHGDRIVFGRQMKAKYLVLGALTDLEFGDFCKNFDFEEAVTRDINPRETFVHEGDDPPSFGATSLVRLASFPEILPSPMFEVNLKGELTYINPAAHNAFPSLQMLGVDHPTVHGLISLTQSSKQKILSREVTVDQQVYEQSIHFISENGLIRCCLSDITERKKVEAELFKRDRLLQSVAEATTHLLANASYEEAIDAALARFGTTAGVDRICISENHVHAETHRLATSIRYEWTGPQIASIRHFEHRQNQLYSNPHLQRWYTTLAGGAAISGVTQGFSTAEQTMLSQENVQSILAVPIIVKNNFWGFVELHDCNDNYHWSDQEEAILRTMATSVSAALERQDKDEIIHQQAFHDALTGLPNRVLFAERLDQALTEARRNQDNLAVMFMDLDKFKTINDTLGHSVGDELLKEVANRLQHCLRGGDTVARWGGDEFTLLLASVRTVADATRTAQRILDAFQEVVKIDHHEIYINASIGIACFPDDGQEAEVLLQNADVALYQCKEQGRGIFQVYDVDMNSEATELFALQNDLRHALERQEFMLYYQPQINLQSGEITGLEALIRWQHPEQGLISPATFIPLAEESDLIVQIGKWVLEVACKQIVEWRQITGMPLTISVNLSARQFYDPTLVETISQVLWKTRLDPKYLELEITETIAIKNISLAQEVLKQLQGMGIKIAMDDFGTGFSSLNYLTQLPLDTLKIDQSFIKRLTSDAKELEVINAVLSLGRGLHLSVVAEGVDTPEQLELLKALKCETVQGFLISPPLPVLEATSKLQAKSLPYQTVEQDIKQTLPQPALLVN from the coding sequence GTGCCCCCAGACATCAATGACCCGCAACGAAAAATCCGGCATCTCCTAATCCTTGAGGATTTGGATGGTTTTCGCTTAGTGCCTTTGGAGGAATCTTCCTATTTTCTAGGCCGCGACGTAACCAATTCTATTGTCGTCCGCTCCCAAGGGATTTCTCGTCAGCATGCCTTGTTTTTACGAGTGACTAATGCAGATCCCAATAGCTATGGATTTATGCTCATTGATGGCAACTTACAGGGAGAGGCCAGCACGAATGGCACCTCTGTAAATGGCGAGAAATGTGCGTCTACCAAGCTCAATCATGGAGATCGGATTGTATTTGGCCGCCAAATGAAGGCCAAATATCTAGTTTTAGGGGCATTGACCGATCTCGAATTTGGAGATTTCTGTAAAAACTTTGATTTTGAGGAAGCCGTTACCCGAGATATTAATCCTCGGGAAACCTTTGTACATGAAGGGGACGACCCTCCTAGTTTCGGAGCAACCTCTTTGGTTCGCTTAGCCTCTTTTCCCGAAATTTTGCCCAGCCCCATGTTTGAAGTCAACCTCAAAGGAGAGTTGACCTATATCAACCCCGCTGCCCATAATGCCTTTCCCAGCCTGCAAATGCTGGGTGTAGATCATCCAACCGTTCATGGGTTAATTTCCTTAACGCAATCTTCTAAACAAAAAATTCTCAGCCGGGAAGTAACGGTTGATCAGCAGGTCTATGAACAGTCCATTCACTTTATTTCTGAGAATGGTCTAATTCGCTGTTGCTTATCCGACATCACTGAGCGCAAAAAAGTCGAGGCGGAATTATTCAAGCGTGATCGGTTACTGCAAAGCGTTGCCGAAGCCACAACCCACCTGTTAGCCAACGCCAGTTATGAAGAAGCGATTGATGCGGCATTAGCCCGATTTGGCACCACCGCCGGGGTGGATCGCATCTGTATTAGCGAGAATCATGTGCATGCGGAGACCCATCGGCTAGCCACCAGCATTCGCTATGAATGGACAGGCCCTCAGATTGCTTCGATTCGCCACTTTGAACATCGCCAAAACCAGCTCTATAGCAATCCTCATCTGCAGCGATGGTACACCACCTTAGCAGGGGGTGCTGCTATTAGCGGGGTCACCCAAGGCTTCTCGACCGCTGAGCAAACGATGCTTTCCCAAGAGAATGTTCAATCTATTCTGGCGGTTCCCATTATTGTCAAAAATAACTTTTGGGGGTTTGTGGAACTCCATGACTGTAATGACAATTACCACTGGTCCGACCAGGAAGAGGCCATTCTACGGACGATGGCAACTAGTGTGAGTGCTGCCTTAGAACGACAAGATAAAGATGAGATTATTCATCAGCAGGCCTTTCATGATGCCCTGACGGGACTGCCTAACCGAGTGCTGTTTGCGGAGCGTTTGGATCAAGCGCTGACGGAAGCCCGTCGCAATCAAGACAATCTGGCAGTCATGTTTATGGATTTGGATAAGTTCAAAACCATCAATGACACCTTGGGCCATTCTGTAGGGGATGAACTGCTAAAAGAAGTCGCCAATCGTTTGCAACATTGCTTACGGGGCGGAGATACGGTCGCCCGTTGGGGAGGCGATGAGTTTACCCTATTACTGGCGAGTGTCAGAACAGTTGCCGATGCGACGAGGACGGCTCAACGAATTCTAGATGCCTTCCAAGAAGTGGTGAAAATTGATCATCATGAAATCTATATCAATGCCAGTATCGGTATTGCTTGCTTCCCGGATGACGGTCAGGAAGCAGAAGTTCTCCTGCAAAATGCCGACGTTGCCTTATATCAATGTAAGGAGCAAGGACGGGGAATTTTCCAAGTTTATGATGTTGATATGAACTCGGAAGCCACGGAGTTATTTGCCCTGCAAAATGACCTCCGTCATGCTTTAGAACGTCAAGAATTTATGTTGTACTATCAACCCCAAATCAATTTGCAGTCAGGGGAAATTACAGGTTTAGAAGCGCTGATTCGGTGGCAACATCCTGAACAAGGTCTGATTTCTCCGGCTACATTTATCCCGCTTGCCGAAGAGTCGGATCTAATCGTGCAAATTGGCAAATGGGTGTTAGAAGTGGCCTGCAAACAAATCGTGGAATGGCGACAGATCACCGGTATGCCGTTGACCATTTCCGTCAATTTATCGGCCCGGCAATTTTATGACCCCACCTTGGTGGAAACGATTTCGCAAGTGTTATGGAAAACCAGACTCGATCCGAAGTATTTGGAATTGGAAATTACCGAAACCATTGCTATTAAGAATATCTCTCTAGCCCAAGAAGTGCTGAAACAGCTTCAAGGGATGGGGATTAAGATTGCCATGGATGATTTTGGTACGGGTTTTTCATCTCTCAACTATCTCACTCAGCTCCCCTTAGATACCCTCAAAATTGATCAATCTTTTATCAAACGGTTGACCTCTGATGCCAAAGAATTAGAGGTGATCAATGCTGTGCTTTCCCTGGGGCGGGGACTGCATTTAAGCGTGGTGGCAGAAGGCGTTGACACCCCTGAACAGTTGGAGTTGTTAAAAGCTTTGAAATGTGAAACAGTGCAGGGATTCTTGATCAGTCCGCCTCTCCCTGTTCTGGAAGCTACTAGCAAGCTACAGGCTAAAAGCTTGCCATATCAAACGGTAGAACAGGACATCAAGCAGACCTTGCCCCAACCAGCTTTGCTGGTGAATT